In Cystobacter fuscus DSM 2262, one DNA window encodes the following:
- the maiA gene encoding maleylacetoacetate isomerase, translating into MRLYNYWRSSSSWRVRIALNLKGLSYEYVPVHLVKDGGEQHSEAYRALNPLSTVPLLEVTEGGRVHRLSQSMAILEYLEERHPSPALLPADPFLRGRARMLAEVVNSGIQPLQNLTVLQRVKTECNADDKAWAAHWIARGLAAFQAMAQETAGRYCVGDSVSFADACLVPQLYSARRFGVDLQPYGLLTRVEAACASLPAFQAAHAERQPDAVPA; encoded by the coding sequence ATGAGGCTCTATAACTATTGGCGTTCGTCCTCCTCGTGGCGGGTGCGCATCGCGCTGAACCTCAAGGGTCTGTCCTACGAGTACGTGCCCGTGCACCTGGTGAAGGACGGTGGCGAGCAGCACTCCGAGGCCTACCGGGCTCTCAACCCCTTGAGCACGGTGCCCCTGTTGGAGGTCACCGAGGGGGGCCGCGTCCACCGCCTGAGCCAGTCCATGGCCATCCTCGAGTACCTCGAGGAGCGTCATCCCTCGCCTGCCCTGCTGCCCGCCGACCCCTTTCTCCGGGGCAGGGCCCGGATGTTGGCGGAGGTGGTGAACTCGGGCATCCAGCCGCTGCAGAACCTGACGGTGCTCCAGCGCGTCAAGACCGAGTGCAACGCGGACGACAAGGCCTGGGCCGCGCATTGGATTGCCCGGGGGCTGGCGGCGTTCCAGGCGATGGCCCAGGAGACGGCGGGCCGTTACTGTGTGGGGGACAGCGTGTCGTTCGCCGACGCGTGCCTGGTGCCGCAGCTTTATTCCGCCCGGCGTTTTGGGGTCGATCTCCAGCCGTATGGACTGCTCACCCGCGTGGAAGCGGCGTGTGCCTCCCTTCCCGCCTTCCAGGCGGCTCACGCGGAACGGCAGCCCGACGCCGTCCCCGCTTGA
- a CDS encoding 4-hydroxyphenylpyruvate dioxygenase family protein, producing MAKLESLGIKGLESVHWYVSDLERSRRFYVNGLDFTERGVSSPELEAKGKQKSAVFQAGQIVLVVSQPVGEGGRAWRYLRKHPDGVGTLNFQVEDIEKAFRLLEERGATFINDIERYTDEKGGKLAQFSITTPFGDTTFRFIQRDGYQPLYPGFVAHPEPRGGTNRYGFSHVDHITTNFQTMKPMLLWMEHVMGFEKFWEVQFHTEDVKAQQKRSHGSGLRSEVMWDPASRVKFANNEPLRPFFKASQVNLFNEDHRGDGVQHLALIVKDILTTVREMRDSKAVNFMPTPGAYYDGLPEHIQKLGIKKIDEDVEVLRDLQVLVDGGGEHSYMLQIFMQDGAGLYKDQKAGPFFYELIQRKGDQGFGFGNFRALFESIERAQQAQGRV from the coding sequence ATGGCAAAGCTTGAATCGCTGGGCATCAAGGGTTTGGAGAGCGTTCACTGGTATGTGTCCGACCTGGAGCGCAGCCGCCGCTTCTACGTGAACGGTCTGGACTTCACGGAGCGGGGTGTGTCCTCCCCCGAGCTGGAGGCCAAGGGCAAGCAGAAGTCCGCCGTCTTCCAGGCGGGGCAGATCGTGCTGGTGGTGAGCCAGCCGGTGGGCGAGGGCGGCCGGGCGTGGCGCTACCTGCGCAAGCACCCGGACGGGGTGGGCACGCTCAACTTCCAGGTGGAGGACATCGAGAAGGCCTTCCGCCTGCTGGAGGAGCGTGGCGCCACCTTCATCAACGACATCGAGCGCTACACGGACGAGAAGGGCGGCAAGCTCGCCCAGTTCTCCATCACCACGCCCTTTGGCGACACCACCTTCCGCTTCATCCAGCGCGACGGGTATCAGCCGCTCTATCCGGGCTTCGTGGCGCACCCCGAGCCGCGCGGGGGCACCAACCGCTACGGCTTCAGCCACGTGGACCACATCACCACCAACTTCCAGACGATGAAGCCCATGCTCCTGTGGATGGAGCACGTGATGGGCTTCGAGAAGTTCTGGGAGGTGCAGTTCCACACCGAGGACGTGAAGGCGCAGCAGAAGCGCTCGCACGGCTCGGGCCTGCGCTCCGAGGTGATGTGGGATCCGGCGAGCCGGGTGAAGTTCGCCAACAACGAGCCCTTGCGCCCGTTCTTCAAGGCCTCGCAGGTCAACCTCTTCAACGAGGACCACCGGGGTGATGGCGTGCAGCACCTGGCGCTCATCGTGAAGGACATCCTCACCACGGTGCGTGAGATGAGGGACTCGAAGGCCGTGAACTTCATGCCGACGCCGGGCGCCTACTACGACGGGCTGCCCGAGCACATCCAGAAGCTGGGCATCAAGAAGATCGACGAGGACGTCGAGGTGCTGCGCGACCTGCAGGTGCTCGTGGATGGTGGCGGCGAGCACAGCTACATGCTGCAGATCTTCATGCAGGATGGGGCAGGGCTCTACAAGGACCAGAAGGCGGGTCCGTTCTTCTACGAGCTCATCCAGCGCAAGGGCGACCAGGGCTTCGGTTTCGGCAACTTCCGCGCGCTCTTCGAGAGCATCGAGCGCGCGCAGCAGGCGCAAGGACGGGTCTGA
- the mutM gene encoding bifunctional DNA-formamidopyrimidine glycosylase/DNA-(apurinic or apyrimidinic site) lyase, with product MAEVPEVETLVRDLQQAVVGRCFTGAEVLEPAAVRFPSHRELSSRLEGRRVTAARRRAKLMLLSLDDGQVLALHLMLWGNLALRPVSGTRPEATLVVFGLDGGEELIFSDTLGYARAALAPADELAERLKLSELGPEALADDFTPELLARQLRRRRGPLKTVLLNQRVLAGLGNRDADESLWSAGLHPRRAAASLTPPEVGRLHEAIREVLDEGIRLRGTQRDLFGVQGQARHHRHVFGRTGEPCPRCGTPVHASKLGGRNTHWCPRCQPEHPSTHAPALPLGP from the coding sequence ATGGCGGAAGTGCCCGAGGTGGAAACGCTGGTGCGCGACCTGCAACAAGCGGTGGTGGGACGGTGCTTCACCGGCGCGGAGGTGCTCGAGCCCGCGGCGGTGCGCTTCCCCTCGCACCGGGAGCTGTCCTCGCGCCTGGAGGGACGCCGTGTCACCGCCGCGCGGCGGCGGGCCAAGCTCATGCTCCTGTCACTGGACGACGGCCAGGTGCTGGCCCTCCACCTGATGCTCTGGGGCAACCTCGCGCTGCGGCCCGTGAGTGGCACGCGGCCCGAGGCCACCCTCGTCGTGTTCGGCCTGGACGGGGGTGAGGAGCTGATCTTCAGCGACACCCTCGGCTATGCCCGGGCCGCGCTCGCCCCCGCGGACGAGCTGGCCGAGCGCCTGAAGCTGTCCGAGCTCGGGCCCGAGGCGCTCGCGGATGACTTCACCCCCGAGCTGCTCGCGCGGCAACTGCGCCGGCGCCGGGGGCCGCTCAAGACGGTGCTCCTCAACCAGCGCGTCCTCGCGGGGCTCGGCAACCGCGACGCCGACGAGAGCCTGTGGAGCGCGGGCCTCCATCCCCGCCGCGCCGCCGCCTCGCTGACGCCGCCCGAGGTGGGCCGCCTCCACGAGGCCATCCGCGAGGTGCTCGACGAGGGCATCCGCCTGCGGGGCACCCAGCGGGATCTCTTCGGCGTCCAGGGACAGGCCCGTCACCACCGCCACGTGTTCGGCCGCACGGGCGAGCCCTGTCCCCGCTGTGGCACGCCGGTGCACGCGAGCAAGCTCGGCGGCCGCAACACCCACTGGTGCCCGCGCTGCCAACCCGAGCACCCGTCCACCCACGCGCCCGCCCTGCCCCTGGGGCCCTGA